In Streptomyces qaidamensis, one DNA window encodes the following:
- a CDS encoding MDR family MFS transporter, which produces MTDTTDTPAADAGEKQPKSVRVVLLALMIAMMLAMLDNMIIGTAMPTIVGELGGLEHLSWVVTAYTLATAASTPLWGKLGDMYGRKGTFLSSIVLFLIGSALSGMAQNMGELIGFRAVQGLGAGGLMVGVMAIIGDLIPPRERGKYQGMMAGVMALAMIGGPLVGGTITDNWGWRWAFYINPPLGAVALVAVSAVLHLPKKRSKARIDYLGAGLLTVGITAIVLVTTWGGTEYAWGSARIMELIGIGVAALVGFVFWQTRAAEPVVPLHIFRSLNFTLMSVIGFITGFVMFGATLFLPLYQQSVQGASATNSGLLLLPMLGAMLVTSMVAGRVTTNTGKYKVFPVLGSALMIVGLYLLSTMDTGTSRLTSGVFMAVVGLGMGCLMQITMLVAQNSVEMKDMGVASSSTTLFRTLGSSFGVAIMGALFNNRVQDVMSERAGALGSKVTEQSAQLDAKSLEKLPVLAREAYQHAVSSGTHSAFLLGAVVAVVALAAAVFVKEVPLRGAGPKEDGKPDAPAAQPPVAETV; this is translated from the coding sequence ATGACGGACACGACGGACACACCGGCGGCCGACGCCGGGGAGAAACAGCCCAAGAGCGTGCGGGTGGTCCTGCTCGCGCTGATGATCGCCATGATGCTCGCGATGCTCGACAACATGATCATCGGTACGGCGATGCCGACGATCGTCGGTGAGCTGGGCGGGCTCGAACACCTCTCCTGGGTCGTCACCGCCTACACGCTCGCGACCGCGGCCTCCACCCCGCTGTGGGGCAAGCTCGGCGACATGTACGGCCGCAAGGGCACGTTCCTGTCGTCCATCGTCCTCTTCCTCATCGGCTCCGCGCTCAGCGGCATGGCCCAGAACATGGGCGAACTGATCGGCTTCCGCGCCGTGCAGGGCCTCGGCGCCGGCGGTCTGATGGTCGGCGTCATGGCGATCATCGGCGACCTGATTCCGCCCCGGGAGCGCGGCAAGTACCAGGGCATGATGGCCGGCGTCATGGCGCTGGCGATGATCGGCGGTCCGCTGGTCGGCGGCACCATCACCGACAACTGGGGCTGGCGCTGGGCCTTCTACATCAACCCCCCCCTCGGCGCGGTCGCGCTGGTCGCCGTCAGTGCCGTGCTGCACCTGCCGAAGAAGCGTTCCAAGGCGCGGATCGACTACCTGGGCGCCGGGCTGCTGACCGTGGGCATCACCGCGATCGTGCTCGTGACGACCTGGGGCGGCACGGAGTACGCCTGGGGCTCCGCGCGGATCATGGAGCTGATCGGCATCGGGGTCGCCGCCCTGGTCGGATTCGTGTTCTGGCAGACCAGGGCCGCCGAGCCGGTGGTTCCGCTGCACATCTTCCGCAGCCTGAACTTCACGCTGATGTCGGTCATCGGCTTCATCACCGGCTTCGTGATGTTCGGCGCCACGCTCTTCCTGCCGCTGTACCAGCAGTCCGTGCAGGGGGCCTCCGCGACGAACTCCGGGCTGCTGCTCCTGCCGATGCTCGGCGCGATGCTGGTGACCTCGATGGTCGCCGGGCGGGTGACCACGAACACCGGCAAGTACAAGGTCTTCCCGGTCCTCGGCAGCGCGCTGATGATCGTCGGGCTCTATCTGCTGTCCACGATGGACACCGGGACCTCCCGTCTGACGTCCGGTGTCTTCATGGCCGTGGTCGGGCTCGGCATGGGCTGCCTGATGCAGATCACCATGCTGGTCGCGCAGAACAGCGTGGAGATGAAGGACATGGGCGTCGCGTCCTCGTCGACCACTCTGTTCCGTACGCTCGGCTCCTCCTTCGGCGTCGCGATCATGGGCGCCCTGTTCAACAACCGCGTCCAGGACGTCATGAGCGAGCGGGCCGGGGCGCTGGGCTCCAAGGTGACCGAGCAGTCGGCCCAGCTCGACGCGAAGAGCTTGGAGAAGCTGCCGGTGCTGGCCCGGGAGGCGTACCAGCACGCGGTCTCCTCCGGCACCCACTCGGCGTTCCTGCTGGGCGCCGTGGTCGCGGTGGTCGCCCTCGCGGCGGCCGTGTTCGTGAAGGAGGTGCCGCTGCGGGGAGCGGGACCGAAGGAGGACGGCAAGCCGGACGCCCCGGCGGCGCAGCCACCCGTGGCCGAGACCGTCTGA
- the cseC gene encoding two-component system sensor histidine kinase CseC, which produces MRGHFRRLVAAGLERAGIRTGLRWKLSAAIALVGALVAIALSLVVHNAARVSMLDNARDLADERIMIAQRNFELSGRMNFPNTKINDPDLPHALRERVEAGQRATYVADRPGAVPDIWAAVPLKNGQVMSLHSGFTDRSSDILQDLDQALLIGSIAVVLGGSALGVLIGGHLSRRLRKAAVAAGQLAGGETDVRVRDAMGGVVRDETDDLASAVDAMADALRQRIEAERRVTADIAHELRTPVTGLLTAAELLPPGRPTELVLDRAKAMRTLVEDVLEVARLDGASERAELQDIMLGEFVARRVAAKDRAIEVRIVHESEVTTDPRRLERVLFNLLANAARHGKPPVEVSVEGRVIRVRDHGPGFPEDLLAEGPSRFRTGSKDRAGHGHGLGLTIAAGQARVLGARLTFRNVRTPGAPEHLPAEGAVAVLWLPEHAPTNTGSYPMLPAS; this is translated from the coding sequence ATGAGGGGGCACTTCCGGCGCCTGGTCGCCGCGGGCTTGGAGCGTGCGGGCATCCGTACGGGCCTCAGATGGAAGCTGAGCGCGGCCATCGCACTGGTGGGCGCACTGGTGGCGATCGCGCTGAGCCTCGTCGTGCACAACGCCGCCCGGGTCTCGATGCTGGACAACGCGCGCGACCTCGCCGACGAGCGGATCATGATCGCCCAGCGCAACTTCGAGCTGTCCGGGCGGATGAACTTCCCCAACACCAAGATCAACGACCCGGATCTGCCGCATGCGCTGCGGGAGCGGGTCGAGGCGGGCCAGCGGGCGACGTACGTGGCCGACCGGCCGGGTGCCGTGCCCGACATATGGGCCGCCGTGCCACTGAAGAACGGGCAGGTGATGTCCCTGCACTCGGGCTTCACCGACCGCAGCTCCGACATCCTCCAGGACCTCGACCAGGCTCTGCTCATCGGGTCCATCGCGGTCGTCCTCGGCGGCAGCGCGCTCGGGGTGCTCATCGGCGGGCATCTCTCGCGGCGGCTGCGCAAGGCGGCCGTCGCGGCGGGCCAGCTCGCGGGCGGCGAGACGGACGTGCGGGTGCGGGACGCCATGGGCGGGGTCGTGCGGGACGAGACGGACGACCTGGCGAGCGCGGTGGACGCCATGGCGGACGCGCTGCGGCAGCGCATCGAGGCCGAGCGGCGGGTCACCGCCGACATCGCGCACGAGCTGCGCACCCCGGTGACCGGGCTGCTCACCGCCGCGGAACTGCTGCCGCCCGGTCGCCCGACCGAGCTGGTGCTGGACCGGGCCAAGGCGATGCGCACGCTGGTCGAGGACGTGCTGGAGGTGGCCCGTCTCGACGGGGCTTCCGAGCGTGCGGAACTGCAGGACATCATGCTGGGCGAGTTCGTCGCCCGGCGGGTGGCGGCCAAGGATCGGGCCATCGAGGTGCGCATCGTGCACGAGTCGGAGGTCACCACCGACCCGCGCCGCCTGGAGCGCGTCCTGTTCAATCTCCTGGCCAACGCGGCCCGGCACGGCAAGCCGCCCGTCGAGGTCAGCGTCGAGGGCCGGGTCATCCGCGTGCGCGACCACGGCCCGGGCTTCCCCGAGGACCTGCTCGCCGAGGGGCCGAGCCGCTTCCGCACCGGCAGCAAGGACCGGGCCGGGCACGGCCACGGACTGGGCCTGACCATCGCGGCCGGGCAGGCCCGGGTGCTGGGCGCCCGGCTGACCTTCCGCAACGTCCGCACCCCGGGGGCACCCGAGCACCTGCCGGCCGAGGGCGCGGTCGCCGTGCTGTGGCTGCCGGAGCACGCACCGACGAACACGGGGAGCTACCCGATGCTGCCGGCGTCGTAG
- the cseB gene encoding two-component system response regulator CseB: protein MADQTHVLFVEDDDVIREATQLALERDGFAVTAMPDGLSGLEAFRADRPDIALLDVMVPGLDGVSLCRRIRDESTVPVIMLSARADSIDVVLGLEAGADDYVTKPFDGAVLVARIRAVLRRFGHAGGGRGDEPAAPASGGVLAFGDLEVDTEGMEVRRAGQPVALTPTEMRLLLEFSSAPGTVLSRDKLLERVWDYGWGGDTRVVDVHVQRLRQKIGQDRIETVRGFGYKLKA, encoded by the coding sequence ATGGCAGACCAGACCCATGTCCTGTTCGTCGAGGACGACGACGTCATCCGCGAGGCCACGCAGCTCGCCCTCGAACGGGACGGCTTCGCGGTCACCGCCATGCCCGACGGGCTCTCGGGCCTGGAGGCGTTCCGGGCGGACCGCCCCGACATCGCGCTGCTGGACGTCATGGTCCCCGGCCTCGACGGTGTCAGCCTGTGCCGCCGCATCCGCGACGAGTCGACCGTGCCGGTGATCATGCTGTCGGCGCGGGCCGACTCCATCGACGTCGTGCTGGGCCTGGAGGCGGGCGCCGACGACTATGTGACCAAGCCGTTCGACGGCGCGGTCCTGGTCGCCCGGATCCGCGCGGTGCTGCGGCGCTTCGGGCACGCGGGCGGCGGCCGGGGCGACGAGCCGGCCGCCCCGGCGAGCGGCGGGGTGCTGGCCTTCGGAGACCTGGAGGTCGACACCGAGGGCATGGAGGTCCGCCGCGCCGGACAGCCGGTGGCGCTGACACCGACCGAGATGCGGCTGCTGCTGGAGTTCTCCTCCGCGCCGGGCACGGTGCTCTCCCGCGACAAGCTGCTGGAGCGGGTCTGGGACTACGGCTGGGGCGGGGACACCCGCGTCGTCGACGTGCATGTGCAGCGGCTGCGGCAGAAGATCGGCCAGGACCGGATCGAGACGGTCCGCGGCTTCGGCTACAAGTTGAAGGCCTGA
- a CDS encoding SigE family RNA polymerase sigma factor gives MAQGEVLEFEEYVRTRQDALLRSARRLVPDPTDAQDLLQTALVRTYGRWETIEDKRLADAYLRRVMINTRTEWWRARKLEEVPTEQLPDASVDDATEQHADRALLMDILKVLAPKQRSVVVLRHWEQMSTEETAAALGMSAGTVKSTLHRALARLREELESRDLDARALEREERERCAA, from the coding sequence ATGGCGCAGGGCGAGGTGCTCGAGTTCGAGGAGTACGTCCGCACCCGGCAGGACGCGCTGCTGCGCAGTGCCCGCCGCCTGGTCCCGGACCCGACGGATGCGCAGGACCTGCTGCAGACGGCGCTGGTACGGACGTACGGCCGCTGGGAGACCATCGAGGACAAGCGGCTGGCCGACGCCTACCTGCGCCGGGTGATGATCAACACCCGCACGGAGTGGTGGCGGGCGCGGAAGCTGGAGGAGGTCCCGACCGAGCAGCTCCCGGACGCCTCGGTCGACGACGCCACCGAGCAGCACGCGGACCGCGCCCTGCTGATGGACATCCTGAAGGTGCTCGCCCCCAAGCAGCGCAGTGTCGTGGTGCTGCGACACTGGGAGCAGATGTCCACGGAGGAGACGGCCGCCGCCCTCGGCATGTCGGCCGGAACGGTCAAGAGCACGCTGCACCGGGCGCTCGCCCGGCTCCGCGAGGAGCTGGAGTCCCGCGATCTGGACGCACGCGCGCTGGAGCGTGAGGAGCGGGAGCGGTGCGCGGCCTGA